The following coding sequences are from one Elusimicrobium minutum Pei191 window:
- the dnaB gene encoding replicative DNA helicase → MADNILDKVPPQAIDAEMAVLGSMLIEAQAVERAFDILKAEHFYKDAHKKIFSAMRNLADKNQAIDTITLTEELKTTNQLAVVGGEVYLAELIDKVSTAAHVEHYAEIVYKKFLVRDLIKISTTIIQESYKQEDEPEKLIDLAQEQIFKISQKQDIKGFIAAKDLAEEVMHLIEKARLDKNPVKGVPTGFTEFDYKTGGFRKSDLIIIGARPSQGKTALALNVAHFASVVKNIPIAFFSLEMGKNSIFERMLCSAAMADVHQVRSGIFKMEKWRDLTREAGRLAQAPFFIDDTPGITITEIRMRARRLANDLEKQGKQLGMIMIDYLQLIRSTGRFESRQQEVSEISRMLKELARTLDVPVVALSQLSRKNEDRSRVDNKPQLSDLRESGSIEQDADVVALIHRDGYYKRDDESLKRKATLIIAKQRNGPVGDVDLNFISEHTLFTNPAPENIEVGEYGDVSVPM, encoded by the coding sequence ATGGCAGACAATATTTTAGATAAAGTTCCTCCCCAGGCGATAGACGCGGAAATGGCGGTTTTGGGATCAATGTTAATAGAGGCCCAGGCTGTTGAACGCGCTTTTGATATTTTAAAGGCGGAGCACTTTTATAAAGACGCCCATAAGAAAATTTTTTCCGCCATGCGTAATTTAGCTGATAAGAACCAGGCTATTGATACCATTACGTTAACCGAAGAACTTAAAACCACAAACCAGCTTGCCGTAGTAGGGGGGGAAGTATATTTAGCCGAACTTATAGATAAAGTTTCCACCGCCGCCCACGTTGAACATTATGCGGAAATTGTTTATAAAAAGTTTTTGGTGCGAGATTTAATTAAAATTTCCACAACAATTATACAAGAGTCTTACAAACAGGAAGACGAGCCTGAAAAACTTATTGACCTTGCCCAGGAGCAAATTTTTAAAATAAGCCAAAAGCAGGATATTAAAGGCTTTATTGCCGCCAAAGACCTTGCCGAAGAGGTTATGCATCTTATTGAAAAGGCCAGGCTTGATAAAAACCCCGTTAAAGGCGTGCCCACGGGATTTACTGAATTTGATTATAAAACGGGCGGGTTTAGAAAGTCTGATTTAATTATTATAGGCGCGCGCCCTTCGCAGGGTAAAACGGCGCTGGCTTTAAACGTGGCGCATTTCGCAAGCGTGGTTAAAAATATTCCTATAGCTTTTTTCTCTTTAGAAATGGGCAAGAACTCTATTTTTGAGCGTATGCTTTGTTCCGCCGCCATGGCTGACGTGCACCAGGTGCGCAGCGGTATTTTTAAAATGGAAAAATGGCGCGACCTTACCCGTGAAGCGGGCCGCCTTGCGCAGGCGCCTTTCTTTATTGACGATACTCCCGGCATTACTATTACAGAGATACGTATGCGTGCGCGCCGCCTTGCCAATGATTTGGAAAAACAGGGCAAACAGTTAGGCATGATTATGATTGACTATTTGCAGTTAATCCGCAGTACGGGCCGCTTTGAAAGCAGACAGCAAGAAGTGTCCGAAATTTCAAGAATGTTAAAAGAACTTGCCAGAACCTTAGACGTGCCTGTGGTCGCTTTATCACAGCTCAGCCGTAAAAACGAGGACAGAAGCAGAGTAGATAATAAGCCCCAGCTTTCCGATTTAAGGGAATCAGGTTCTATTGAGCAGGACGCGGACGTTGTTGCTTTAATACACCGCGACGGCTATTATAAACGTGATGATGAAAGCCTTAAACGCAAGGCCACATTAATTATAGCCAAACAGCGTAACGGCCCGGTGGGCGACGTTGACCTAAACTTTATAAGCGAACATACTTTATTTACAAACCCCGCTCCTGAAAATATTGAAGTGGGCGAATACGGGGACGTAAGCGTTCCTATGTAA
- the alr gene encoding alanine racemase: MDKILRPTAAVIDLENLKHNINYVRSLLNPKTKMLFVLKANAYGHGAVKLAKYAQENNLCDMLGTASVEEGVELRENGIKLPVLVLGSVYPFEAFETAAAYDLAITIASLSAAKAVCEIASKINKTVYCHVKQDTGMGRIGTRRTGVAKILQELKQNKNIIIEGLYTHLSSTDSDEVFTSCQLGYFEEAALAAKADNIDVEIFHACATMGTLFAPRGRFDMVRLGLGAYGMVKEDKNFKPVLSLKSKIVFVKDVKKDFAISYNQSFIAPKQMHIATVPVGYGDGYMRAMSGKAEVLIAGKRCKVIGNITMDMIMVDVTDVQEATVGDEVVLIGKQGDEEITAWELASWANTIAYEITTLITARVPRFYK, translated from the coding sequence ATGGATAAAATTTTAAGGCCTACAGCCGCCGTGATTGACTTGGAAAATTTAAAACATAATATTAATTATGTTCGTTCCCTTTTAAACCCAAAAACAAAAATGCTTTTTGTTTTAAAAGCAAACGCTTACGGACACGGCGCAGTTAAGCTTGCTAAATACGCCCAGGAAAATAATCTTTGCGATATGCTTGGTACCGCTTCTGTGGAAGAAGGCGTTGAACTTAGAGAAAACGGAATAAAACTGCCTGTTCTGGTTTTGGGAAGCGTCTATCCTTTTGAAGCTTTTGAAACCGCCGCCGCTTATGATTTGGCTATAACAATAGCAAGTTTATCCGCCGCCAAAGCCGTTTGTGAAATAGCTTCTAAAATCAATAAAACCGTTTACTGCCATGTTAAGCAAGATACCGGCATGGGGCGCATAGGCACAAGACGTACCGGCGTAGCTAAAATACTGCAAGAGCTTAAACAAAATAAAAATATTATTATTGAGGGGTTGTACACTCATTTATCTTCCACAGACAGCGACGAAGTTTTTACTTCTTGCCAATTAGGTTATTTTGAAGAAGCCGCCCTTGCCGCAAAAGCTGATAATATTGACGTAGAAATATTTCATGCCTGCGCTACCATGGGTACGCTTTTCGCTCCGCGCGGCAGGTTTGACATGGTGCGTTTGGGACTTGGCGCTTACGGCATGGTAAAAGAGGATAAAAATTTTAAACCTGTTCTTTCTTTAAAATCAAAAATAGTGTTTGTTAAAGATGTTAAAAAAGATTTCGCCATAAGTTACAACCAAAGTTTTATTGCGCCTAAACAAATGCATATAGCTACCGTGCCCGTAGGTTACGGAGACGGGTATATGCGCGCCATGTCCGGCAAGGCGGAGGTTTTGATTGCGGGCAAGAGATGCAAGGTTATTGGCAATATTACCATGGATATGATTATGGTTGACGTCACTGACGTCCAAGAGGCAACCGTAGGCGACGAAGTTGTTTTGATAGGTAAGCAGGGTGATGAGGAAATTACCGCTTGGGAGCTTGCTTCCTGGGCAAACACCATAGCTTATGAGATTACCACACTTATAACCGCCAGAGTGCCTAGATTTTATAAATAA
- a CDS encoding MlaE family ABC transporter permease: MFAVIGREIIIFFNECGKAFNMLRSCMFWLFKAPFEWAQAMQQSVTIGINSLTVTTLTSIFTGMVLALQGGNTISNILSEPMFVGTLVSFSLIRELGPVLTAVVVVGRAGAAVTAEIGTMQVTEQIDALYTLGTNPVRQLVLPRMFAFMLTVPILTLFANFSGIFGGYLVAVHGLGVPDVTYLEDITNYMNTLDFMHGFIKSIFFAFMVGTVCCYKGLDTKGGAEGVGRSTTIAVVTSMVLILVLDYFLTAILTAFGI, translated from the coding sequence ATGTTCGCTGTTATCGGGCGGGAAATAATTATATTTTTTAATGAATGCGGCAAAGCGTTTAACATGCTTCGCTCCTGTATGTTTTGGCTTTTCAAAGCGCCTTTTGAATGGGCGCAGGCTATGCAGCAGTCGGTTACAATAGGCATAAACTCTCTTACGGTTACAACTCTTACCAGTATTTTTACCGGCATGGTTCTTGCCTTGCAGGGCGGTAACACTATTTCAAATATTTTAAGCGAGCCTATGTTTGTAGGAACGTTGGTAAGCTTTTCTTTAATACGCGAGCTTGGGCCCGTGCTTACGGCCGTTGTGGTTGTAGGCCGCGCAGGGGCCGCGGTTACGGCTGAAATAGGCACAATGCAGGTAACGGAGCAGATTGACGCTCTTTATACTTTAGGCACAAATCCCGTAAGGCAGCTTGTTTTGCCAAGAATGTTCGCTTTTATGCTTACTGTGCCGATACTTACGCTTTTCGCTAACTTCTCAGGCATATTCGGCGGTTATTTGGTGGCGGTACACGGTTTAGGCGTGCCGGATGTTACCTATTTAGAAGATATTACAAACTATATGAACACGCTTGATTTCATGCACGGTTTTATAAAATCAATTTTCTTTGCTTTTATGGTAGGCACGGTTTGTTGCTATAAAGGTTTGGACACAAAAGGCGGCGCCGAAGGCGTGGGCCGTTCAACCACGATAGCCGTTGTAACAAGCATGGTTTTAATTTTAGTTTTGGATTATTTCTTAACCGCTATATTAACGGCGTTCGGGATATAA
- a CDS encoding ABC transporter ATP-binding protein yields the protein MIEIKDLYKSFGDKKVLNGVNLTVKEGEVVSVIGGSGTGKSTLIKCIVRLIKPTSGKILIDSKDFTYTDDEFRLAAIRRKFGYLFQEGALFDSLSVGENVEFGLRYLTEEPKSKYKEIVKDKLALVGLKDVENMRPSELSGGMKKRVALARVLAVSPRYLLYDEPTSGLDPIMSDVVNELILDMKKKLNMTSVVITHDMKSAYKISDTIVFLYGGKVLMQGTPEEFKNTDNPYVRQFVDGTSNGPIKIN from the coding sequence ATGATAGAAATTAAAGATTTATACAAAAGCTTTGGTGATAAAAAAGTTCTTAACGGGGTTAATTTAACGGTTAAGGAGGGGGAGGTTGTGTCCGTAATAGGCGGCTCGGGTACGGGCAAAAGCACGCTTATTAAGTGTATTGTGCGTCTTATAAAACCCACAAGCGGCAAAATTTTAATTGATAGTAAAGATTTTACTTATACTGATGATGAATTCCGCCTCGCGGCTATAAGGCGCAAATTCGGCTATTTATTTCAGGAAGGGGCTTTGTTTGATTCTTTAAGCGTAGGCGAGAACGTTGAGTTTGGTTTACGCTATTTAACGGAAGAGCCTAAATCAAAATATAAAGAAATAGTAAAAGACAAACTTGCCTTGGTCGGTTTAAAAGACGTTGAGAATATGCGTCCTTCCGAGTTAAGCGGCGGTATGAAAAAGCGCGTCGCGTTGGCGCGCGTTTTGGCCGTAAGCCCGAGGTATCTTTTGTATGATGAACCCACAAGCGGTCTTGATCCTATAATGTCTGACGTTGTTAACGAACTTATTTTAGATATGAAGAAAAAACTTAATATGACGTCTGTAGTTATCACGCACGACATGAAATCAGCTTACAAGATATCAGACACCATTGTTTTCTTATACGGAGGCAAGGTGCTTATGCAGGGCACGCCGGAAGAATTTAAAAATACTGACAATCCTTATGTAAGGCAGTTTGTGGACGGCACGAGTAACGGACCGATTAAAATAAATTAA